In Hahella sp. KA22, one genomic interval encodes:
- a CDS encoding methyl-accepting chemotaxis protein: MISISGKTSSGQGANPIQLAMYGVVIVAVIALLYVIFTVNLNASQDKTYISYASELRVLSQEIAKNSSEAADGKSQAFEELRRSRDDFQRLWDYLTKGNPERNLPAVENVQMSNVTGLWDDVREAADQILGSKDTVLQLHQVAITLNDTIPQLQVEYDDVVQILLENNAPADQVAVAQRQSLLAERIVRSVNKVLAGGEDAVTAADRFGRDVNLFGRVLNGMVEGNQVMGITKVADEDATFGLEAIAELFEFVNENVDTILETSPELFRVREAANNIFEKSQALLTETSKLNEVFQTQAEGRLVSDSLGYALLFLIIVAILIIFYIGSQESKKRYEKEASQNEQNQNAILRLLDELADLADGDLTTEATVTEDFTGAIADSINFAIDQMRQLVTSINETAVRVAGAAQETQATAMHLADASEHQAQEIAGASAAINEMAVSIDQVSSNAAESAAVAERSVAIAKKGAEIVQSTIRGMDNIREQIQETSKRIKRLGESSQEIGDIVSLINDIADQTNILSLNAAIQASMAGDAGRGFAVVADEVQRLAERSSAATKQIEALVKTIQTDTNEAVISMEQTTAEVVRGARFAQDAGVALEEIENVSKNLADLIQNISNAARQQSSSAGHISNTMNVIQEITSQTSAGTNATAKSIGKLAELANQLRNSVAGFKLPDQVGHSNEEDLDIDAA; this comes from the coding sequence ATGATATCAATATCTGGAAAAACTTCGTCCGGACAGGGTGCGAACCCTATTCAGCTAGCCATGTATGGCGTGGTGATTGTGGCGGTAATCGCCCTTCTCTACGTTATATTTACGGTAAACCTTAACGCGAGTCAGGATAAGACGTACATCAGTTACGCTTCCGAGCTGCGGGTACTTTCTCAGGAGATCGCAAAGAACTCCTCGGAGGCCGCGGACGGTAAATCGCAGGCTTTCGAAGAATTGCGCCGCTCCCGGGACGACTTCCAACGCTTGTGGGATTATCTGACCAAAGGCAACCCTGAGCGTAACCTGCCTGCCGTTGAAAACGTGCAGATGTCTAACGTAACCGGCCTGTGGGACGACGTACGTGAGGCGGCGGACCAGATCCTCGGCTCCAAAGACACCGTTCTGCAGTTGCACCAGGTCGCCATCACACTCAACGACACCATTCCCCAGCTACAGGTTGAGTATGACGACGTTGTACAGATTCTTTTGGAAAACAACGCGCCCGCCGATCAGGTCGCGGTAGCCCAGCGTCAGTCACTGCTGGCGGAACGTATTGTACGAAGCGTTAACAAAGTACTCGCCGGTGGCGAGGATGCAGTAACCGCAGCGGACCGTTTCGGCCGCGACGTAAACTTGTTCGGTCGCGTACTGAACGGGATGGTTGAAGGCAACCAGGTTATGGGCATCACCAAAGTGGCTGACGAAGACGCCACCTTCGGTCTGGAAGCCATCGCTGAACTATTCGAATTCGTTAACGAAAACGTAGACACCATTCTTGAAACGTCCCCTGAACTATTCCGGGTGCGTGAAGCTGCGAACAACATCTTTGAGAAATCTCAGGCGCTGTTGACCGAGACTTCTAAACTGAACGAAGTATTCCAGACCCAGGCGGAAGGCCGGCTGGTTAGTGATAGCTTGGGTTACGCCCTGCTGTTCCTCATCATCGTTGCGATATTGATCATCTTCTACATCGGTTCCCAGGAATCCAAGAAGCGTTACGAAAAAGAGGCTTCTCAGAACGAACAGAACCAGAACGCGATCCTGCGACTGCTGGACGAACTGGCCGACCTCGCGGACGGCGACCTGACTACAGAGGCGACGGTAACCGAGGACTTCACGGGCGCCATCGCTGACTCCATCAACTTCGCGATCGACCAGATGCGTCAGTTGGTAACCTCCATTAACGAAACCGCCGTACGGGTCGCGGGCGCAGCCCAGGAAACCCAGGCGACTGCGATGCATCTGGCTGACGCTTCCGAGCACCAGGCGCAGGAAATTGCTGGCGCATCCGCCGCGATCAACGAAATGGCCGTTTCTATCGACCAGGTATCTTCCAACGCCGCCGAATCAGCAGCGGTTGCGGAGCGGTCGGTTGCGATCGCGAAGAAAGGCGCGGAAATCGTACAGTCTACTATTCGCGGCATGGATAACATCCGTGAGCAGATCCAGGAAACATCCAAGCGGATCAAGCGTCTGGGTGAGTCATCCCAGGAGATCGGGGATATCGTATCGTTGATCAACGACATTGCCGACCAAACCAACATTCTGTCTCTGAACGCTGCAATCCAGGCATCTATGGCCGGTGACGCAGGTCGAGGCTTCGCGGTTGTTGCGGACGAGGTACAGCGCCTTGCGGAACGTTCCTCTGCAGCGACCAAGCAGATTGAAGCACTGGTAAAAACCATCCAGACAGACACCAACGAGGCGGTAATCTCCATGGAACAAACCACCGCAGAGGTGGTGCGTGGAGCTCGCTTCGCACAAGACGCGGGTGTCGCCCTGGAAGAAATCGAGAACGTATCGAAAAACCTTGCGGACTTGATCCAGAACATCTCGAACGCCGCACGTCAGCAGTCGTCTTCCGCAGGCCACATTTCCAATACGATGAACGTTATCCAGGAAATCACCTCGCAGACTTCCGCAGGTACGAACGCGACAGCGAAGTCCATCGGTAAACTGGCGGAACTGGCCAACCAGCTGCGTAACTCTGTAGCAGGTTTCAAGCTGCCTGACCAGGTAGGTCACAGCAATGAGGAAGACTTGGACATCGACGCCGCCTAA
- a CDS encoding Hpt domain-containing protein, which produces MAGNHDYVALDWVKGEIDSTLKQAQLALEDYVNNTEDSAKLRFCLNYIHQVHGTLQMVEFYGAALLAEEMEKLAQAVLQETVPHPDEAIEVLMRAILQLPNYLNRLQSSRRDLPVILLPILNDLRASRGESLLSDTSLFTPDLSMARIAAPPGVNQRLHDDKVIMQLRKLRQMYQFALAGVIRESELPANFSYMGKVFKRLESLCRDTAQGQIWRVAHAFIEALVNNGIELSSAIKNLLRALDYRIKKVIDENIDILVQAPPEDLLKHLLYYVARSEARTPAIEGVREDYRLDQALPSDEEVDIERQKMSGPDKGAIESVVEALNEELARVKDQLDLFVRGEFKDSSDLAELLPGLHQVANTMAVLGLGIPRKVVQEQIDLIDTLSSGTDTPDDNVLMDIAGALLYVEATLSGFSDDAGSQRASSSDAGGAAIPKEQVDNAHEAVIREARNGLEQAKTDIVEYIASHWDRSEIENVPKLLQSIRGGLRIIPLERAADLLDASARYIQDRLLDSDQSPDWNQLDTLADAITSIEYYLERLSEGSQDNELILQVAEESLAQLGYPVGDAVAIAPQTVAGTAPTMSAPPESSRDKASDKELIDDEIVEIFVEEAEEVLATIHNYFPSFQSNPDDQAALAEIRRAFHTLKGSGRLVGATTLGELAWSVENMLNRVIDGSITATLEMFELLEGVINKLPELIERFKTGQEINDVDQFVAKAEALAAARRLAREKSAASDIDLSVPKEEPAPAPIEEPVAASEPEAPVVEETQPEPIEPPSIPEPVAETVEVPVLEEEDEDDMIDDEIIEIFVEEAAEVLDTIGQYLPSYVASYDNQEALIEVRRAFHTLKGSGRLVGAALVGELAWSIENLLNRIIDGTIFMSQDIGELMQAVTKILPDLVEDFKLRRKPSHNTQPYMDQAHAIAKGEIPKPLKLDQDASDTESGEPTLDIDPALKDIFKAETESHLETLATFTAKAAANGEPTPITDEISRAMHTLKGSANTAGIEPIATVVVPLEKFVKEARARGISVDSDIRELLQEGASFVRRGLDQIESTPLKPLNGANEYLEKLATVSNRILTNAAQSDVLQATSKPDPQLINLFLTEGVDILLDAERILNEWSQDPNSKEDLHKLVTELTTLSRGAEVAGLEDVAELSRALETAYELAEAGGANTDDRFFTIAKRGHDVLISMMDQVAAGLATQPDASLIQELYALAKPVESAPAEDVPPVAEVAEEEGLEPVVHSADDEIPLLDDVIIEEAEDDELAEDINFDIGLPEEPEAIEPSASFMEEIEEAPAPVASGGVVYELDPELADVFLQEAQDIIQSSADVMQQWSQDLHNIALVQQLQRDLHTLKGGARLAGIPPIGDLSHELESLFEGIVEQRVTPDEEASNLSLLAHDTLAGMVDSVTATRTCNDAQDLIDALHAYLSGERSAEDDEDEGDEVSYDEASLPTMDLSEEEEIPVLEEVAPLDPEMVEIFLEEAQDIIQRTGETMHSWSEELGNLEHLKELQRDLHTLKGGARMAEIKSIGDLAHELETLFERMTEGRLAPEPAMVGLVMECHDRLAGMVDAVAQNQVASPARDLIGRVHDMAQGAGHHYADGEDDYIVDAHPEMEAAVETSPEPQADEMEVELGGLADAEEITAEPAPVEEAPIENPVYDISGLDQELVSIFLEEANELVDSTARNLQSWLGELENIEHVKELQRALHTLKGGARMAEIKPIGDLAHELETLFEGIVEGRFLAEPSLSDLMLACHDRLAEMVDSVTSNSPVRAANDLAQQVIRYCAQHDLAAKGPHDREDTILDIEREQQSLLESSQETSDEDLRSIFLDESRDIMDAVIDCFDRWKANPDNITPAKELVRDLQTLNGGAKLANIDSVHALTEALTERMESVVDGKHQVPDELITLVDRSIRYIGRLLDQIEQLEQPEVPNELIRELKEVGSGEELPASEFALDVDPEILQVFVEEANELQTSLEREFNDWTREPRNSVHADSMSRALHTLKGGARLATLTNIGDLAQEIESIVKEAYDHKHELDDALRSEIEILFNRLKSEIGQVKNFYSSQQEAEVEAAAAEAPKSETEALAERMVQMQREQTVPAVKKEEPAKTEIQPAQPAAQRQAAAETVRVSANLLDNLVNLAGETSITRGLLEQQISDFTYTLEEMQSTIDRLREQLRRMDMETEAQVLFRMEKESGVKYEDFDPLEMDRYSSIQQLSRALSESSSDLTDLRETMMDKARDAETLLLQQSRINTELQEGLMKTRMVPFTSIVPRLRRIIRQVSSELGKKADFEVYNPEGELDRTVLERMLAPLEHMLRNAIDHGVEMPEQRRAKGKSETGRIELSVGREGGDVVLILSDDGGGINVDAVRRKAIKSGLIDEGTHLSDHDMLQFIFQAGFSTAEKVTQISGRGVGMDVVASEIKQLGGRVTIDSKPGHGTRFIVHLPFTVSVNRALMVNTGEDYYAIPLNTIEGIVRVSTYELEEYYKPDAPLYEYAGQKYRLQYLGSLLKSEHHPKLQGQPLPLPVILVRGGGDQPLALQVDSLMGSREIVVKGLGTQFSSVRGVSGATILGDGSVVVILDLPALIRSDMSHYGPGLMPTLKPAAEPARAASGPTTVMVVDDSVTVRKVTSRLLERNGMEVITAKDGVDAIALLQDHKPDVMLLDIEMPRMDGFEVASLVRHDERLKDVPIIMITSRTGQKHRERAISIGVNEYLGKPFQEKILLETIERLVE; this is translated from the coding sequence ATGGCGGGCAACCATGACTATGTAGCTCTTGATTGGGTTAAGGGCGAAATCGACAGTACACTTAAGCAAGCGCAGTTAGCGCTTGAGGACTACGTCAACAACACTGAAGACAGCGCCAAATTACGCTTTTGTCTGAACTACATACATCAGGTCCATGGAACTCTGCAGATGGTCGAGTTCTATGGCGCCGCCTTGTTGGCGGAAGAAATGGAGAAGTTGGCGCAGGCAGTCCTGCAGGAAACCGTTCCGCACCCCGATGAAGCCATCGAAGTGCTGATGCGGGCGATTCTGCAACTGCCTAATTATCTTAACCGCCTGCAGTCAAGCCGGCGCGATCTGCCCGTCATTCTGCTGCCGATTTTGAACGACCTGCGCGCTTCGCGCGGTGAATCGCTGCTTTCCGACACCTCACTGTTCACCCCTGATCTTTCCATGGCTCGCATCGCGGCGCCGCCAGGAGTGAATCAGCGCCTGCACGACGACAAAGTCATCATGCAGTTGCGTAAGCTGCGGCAAATGTATCAGTTCGCCCTCGCCGGAGTTATCCGCGAAAGCGAGCTGCCGGCTAACTTCAGCTATATGGGCAAGGTATTCAAACGCCTTGAGTCCCTCTGCCGCGATACCGCGCAAGGACAGATCTGGCGAGTCGCCCATGCCTTCATCGAAGCCTTGGTGAATAACGGCATCGAACTGTCTTCCGCGATCAAGAACCTGTTGCGCGCGCTGGATTACCGCATCAAGAAAGTCATTGATGAGAACATCGACATTCTGGTGCAGGCGCCGCCTGAAGATTTACTGAAGCACTTGCTCTACTACGTCGCCCGATCCGAGGCCCGCACCCCCGCCATAGAAGGCGTGCGTGAAGATTACCGTCTGGATCAGGCTCTCCCCAGCGACGAAGAAGTGGATATCGAGCGCCAGAAAATGTCCGGCCCGGACAAAGGCGCGATTGAATCCGTAGTAGAAGCGCTTAACGAAGAGCTGGCCCGAGTTAAAGACCAACTGGACCTGTTCGTTCGAGGCGAATTCAAAGATAGCAGCGACCTGGCGGAACTATTGCCGGGGCTGCATCAGGTCGCCAACACCATGGCGGTTCTGGGTCTGGGTATTCCCCGGAAAGTGGTGCAAGAGCAGATCGATTTAATTGATACTCTGTCCTCCGGTACAGATACGCCAGACGACAATGTCTTGATGGACATCGCCGGCGCCCTCCTCTATGTCGAAGCCACGCTCAGCGGCTTCAGCGACGACGCAGGCTCACAGCGCGCCAGCAGCAGCGACGCCGGCGGCGCAGCTATTCCGAAAGAGCAAGTCGACAACGCTCATGAAGCGGTTATTCGTGAAGCCCGTAACGGCCTGGAACAGGCGAAGACCGATATCGTCGAGTATATCGCCTCTCATTGGGACCGCTCAGAAATCGAAAACGTGCCGAAGCTGTTGCAGAGCATCCGCGGCGGGCTGCGCATTATCCCGCTGGAGCGCGCCGCTGACCTGTTGGACGCCTCCGCGCGTTATATCCAGGACCGTTTGCTCGACAGTGACCAATCTCCAGACTGGAACCAGTTGGATACGTTGGCTGACGCCATCACCAGTATTGAGTATTACCTGGAGCGCCTGAGCGAAGGCAGCCAGGACAACGAGCTGATTCTACAGGTTGCGGAAGAAAGCCTCGCACAACTGGGGTATCCGGTGGGCGACGCCGTCGCCATAGCGCCACAGACCGTGGCGGGCACTGCGCCGACAATGTCCGCGCCGCCCGAGTCGTCACGCGACAAAGCCTCCGACAAAGAGCTTATCGATGACGAAATCGTCGAAATCTTTGTCGAAGAAGCAGAAGAAGTTCTTGCGACCATTCACAATTATTTCCCCAGCTTCCAGAGCAACCCAGACGATCAGGCCGCTCTGGCGGAAATCCGTCGCGCATTCCATACCCTTAAAGGCAGCGGTCGTTTGGTCGGAGCCACCACGCTGGGCGAATTAGCCTGGAGTGTGGAGAACATGCTTAACCGCGTGATCGACGGCTCCATTACCGCCACACTGGAAATGTTCGAGCTGCTGGAAGGCGTTATCAACAAGCTGCCTGAGCTGATTGAGCGCTTTAAAACGGGTCAGGAAATCAACGATGTCGATCAGTTCGTCGCCAAAGCCGAAGCGCTGGCGGCAGCCCGTCGTCTCGCTCGCGAAAAAAGCGCCGCTTCTGATATCGATCTGTCCGTCCCCAAAGAAGAGCCCGCTCCTGCTCCAATTGAAGAGCCTGTAGCGGCTTCCGAGCCGGAAGCGCCTGTCGTTGAAGAAACGCAGCCTGAGCCCATTGAGCCTCCATCTATACCCGAGCCTGTCGCTGAAACCGTAGAGGTTCCAGTGCTGGAGGAAGAAGACGAAGATGACATGATCGATGACGAAATCATCGAGATCTTCGTTGAAGAGGCGGCTGAAGTACTGGACACCATTGGTCAGTATCTACCCTCTTATGTGGCCAGTTACGACAATCAGGAAGCGCTGATTGAAGTTCGTCGCGCTTTCCATACCTTGAAAGGCAGCGGCCGTTTAGTTGGCGCTGCGCTTGTCGGCGAACTGGCGTGGTCTATTGAAAATCTGCTGAACCGTATTATCGACGGCACGATTTTCATGAGCCAGGATATTGGCGAGCTGATGCAGGCTGTGACCAAGATCCTTCCTGATCTTGTCGAAGACTTTAAACTGCGTCGTAAGCCCAGCCATAATACGCAGCCGTATATGGATCAGGCTCACGCCATCGCCAAGGGTGAGATTCCCAAGCCATTGAAGCTCGATCAGGATGCTTCCGACACAGAGTCAGGCGAGCCAACCCTGGACATCGACCCGGCCCTGAAAGACATTTTCAAGGCGGAAACAGAGAGCCACCTTGAGACGCTGGCGACGTTCACCGCTAAAGCCGCCGCAAATGGTGAGCCGACGCCGATTACAGATGAAATCTCCCGCGCCATGCATACGCTCAAAGGCAGCGCCAATACCGCTGGCATTGAGCCTATCGCCACTGTAGTGGTGCCGCTTGAGAAATTTGTCAAAGAAGCCCGTGCACGCGGCATCAGTGTGGACAGCGATATTCGCGAACTGCTGCAGGAAGGCGCAAGCTTTGTGCGTCGCGGCCTGGATCAAATTGAAAGCACTCCGCTGAAACCGCTGAACGGCGCCAACGAATACCTGGAGAAGCTGGCTACCGTCAGCAATCGCATCCTGACTAACGCCGCGCAAAGTGATGTATTGCAGGCCACCAGCAAACCCGATCCGCAACTGATCAATCTGTTCTTGACGGAAGGCGTGGATATTCTGCTGGACGCCGAGCGTATCCTTAACGAGTGGAGTCAGGACCCGAACTCCAAAGAAGATCTGCACAAGCTGGTCACTGAGCTGACCACATTATCCCGCGGCGCAGAAGTGGCCGGCCTGGAAGATGTCGCAGAACTTTCCCGCGCCCTGGAAACCGCCTATGAGCTGGCGGAAGCCGGCGGCGCCAACACGGACGATCGTTTCTTCACTATCGCGAAACGCGGTCATGACGTGTTGATCAGCATGATGGATCAGGTTGCGGCAGGCCTCGCCACTCAACCTGACGCGTCTCTGATTCAAGAGCTCTACGCCTTGGCCAAGCCAGTAGAATCTGCGCCTGCGGAGGATGTTCCTCCCGTCGCGGAAGTCGCCGAAGAAGAAGGCCTTGAGCCAGTCGTCCACTCAGCGGATGACGAGATTCCTCTCCTGGACGACGTAATCATCGAAGAGGCGGAAGACGACGAGCTCGCCGAAGATATTAATTTTGATATCGGTCTACCTGAAGAACCAGAGGCGATTGAGCCTTCTGCAAGCTTCATGGAGGAGATCGAAGAAGCGCCTGCGCCTGTCGCTTCCGGCGGCGTGGTGTACGAACTGGACCCAGAACTGGCGGATGTGTTCCTGCAAGAAGCACAGGACATCATTCAATCCTCTGCTGACGTGATGCAGCAATGGTCGCAGGATCTTCATAACATTGCGTTAGTTCAGCAATTACAGCGCGATCTGCACACCTTGAAAGGCGGCGCCAGACTGGCGGGAATTCCCCCTATCGGCGACCTCTCCCATGAGTTGGAAAGCCTGTTCGAAGGCATCGTAGAACAGCGCGTCACGCCGGATGAAGAGGCCAGCAACCTATCTCTGCTGGCGCACGACACCCTGGCGGGCATGGTCGACTCTGTCACCGCCACGCGCACCTGTAATGACGCCCAGGACCTGATAGACGCCCTGCACGCATACCTGTCCGGCGAGCGCTCGGCGGAAGACGATGAAGATGAAGGCGATGAGGTTTCCTACGACGAGGCCAGTCTGCCAACAATGGATCTAAGCGAAGAGGAAGAGATTCCCGTTCTTGAGGAAGTCGCTCCCCTTGATCCAGAAATGGTCGAAATCTTCCTTGAGGAAGCCCAGGACATTATCCAGCGCACCGGCGAGACCATGCACAGCTGGTCTGAAGAGCTGGGCAATCTGGAGCATTTGAAAGAACTGCAGCGTGATCTGCATACGCTGAAAGGCGGCGCCAGAATGGCGGAGATCAAGTCCATCGGCGACTTGGCTCACGAGCTGGAAACACTGTTTGAGAGAATGACTGAAGGCCGTCTGGCGCCAGAGCCTGCCATGGTTGGTCTGGTGATGGAGTGTCACGACCGTCTGGCGGGCATGGTGGACGCCGTCGCCCAGAACCAGGTAGCCTCCCCTGCTCGCGACTTGATCGGCCGCGTCCACGACATGGCGCAAGGCGCTGGTCATCATTACGCGGACGGCGAAGACGACTATATCGTTGATGCGCATCCAGAAATGGAAGCCGCCGTTGAAACGTCTCCTGAACCCCAGGCGGACGAGATGGAGGTAGAGCTGGGAGGTCTTGCGGACGCCGAAGAGATCACAGCAGAGCCTGCGCCAGTTGAAGAAGCGCCCATCGAGAATCCGGTTTACGACATCAGTGGCCTGGATCAGGAGCTGGTTTCCATATTCCTGGAAGAAGCCAATGAGTTGGTGGATTCTACCGCCCGCAACCTGCAAAGCTGGTTGGGCGAACTCGAAAATATCGAGCATGTGAAAGAACTGCAGCGCGCCCTGCACACCTTGAAAGGCGGCGCGCGCATGGCGGAAATCAAGCCTATCGGCGATTTGGCTCATGAACTGGAAACATTGTTCGAGGGCATTGTCGAAGGTCGTTTCCTGGCGGAGCCGTCACTGTCTGATTTGATGCTGGCCTGCCATGACCGTCTGGCGGAGATGGTGGATAGCGTCACCAGCAACAGTCCGGTGCGCGCGGCGAACGATCTCGCCCAGCAAGTCATCAGATACTGCGCGCAACACGATCTGGCGGCGAAAGGCCCTCATGATCGCGAAGACACCATTTTGGATATCGAGCGCGAACAGCAGTCACTGCTGGAGTCCTCTCAGGAAACCAGCGACGAGGACCTGCGCAGCATTTTCCTGGACGAGTCCAGGGACATCATGGACGCAGTGATTGACTGCTTTGATCGGTGGAAAGCCAATCCAGATAACATTACGCCGGCGAAAGAGCTGGTTCGGGATCTGCAAACCCTGAACGGCGGCGCCAAGCTGGCGAATATCGACAGCGTGCACGCTCTCACTGAAGCGCTGACCGAGCGTATGGAAAGCGTCGTCGACGGCAAGCATCAGGTGCCTGACGAACTGATCACGCTGGTGGACCGCTCCATCCGTTACATCGGCCGTCTGCTGGATCAGATTGAACAACTGGAGCAACCAGAAGTTCCCAATGAGCTGATCCGCGAGCTGAAAGAAGTTGGCAGCGGCGAAGAACTGCCCGCCTCCGAGTTTGCGTTGGATGTCGACCCGGAAATCCTGCAAGTCTTCGTAGAAGAGGCGAATGAGCTGCAGACCAGTCTGGAGCGCGAGTTCAACGACTGGACCCGCGAGCCTCGCAACAGCGTGCATGCGGACTCCATGTCCCGCGCCCTGCATACGTTGAAAGGGGGCGCGCGTCTGGCCACCTTGACCAACATCGGCGACCTGGCGCAGGAAATCGAATCCATCGTTAAAGAAGCTTATGACCACAAGCATGAGCTGGACGACGCCCTGCGCAGTGAAATCGAGATCCTGTTCAATCGCCTGAAGAGCGAAATCGGTCAGGTTAAAAACTTCTACAGCAGTCAGCAGGAAGCTGAGGTGGAAGCTGCCGCGGCGGAAGCGCCGAAGAGCGAAACTGAGGCCCTGGCTGAGCGTATGGTGCAGATGCAGCGAGAGCAAACCGTTCCCGCTGTCAAAAAAGAAGAACCGGCCAAAACCGAGATACAGCCCGCACAACCTGCGGCGCAACGTCAGGCGGCCGCGGAAACCGTCAGAGTCTCCGCCAACCTGCTCGACAACCTGGTTAACCTCGCCGGCGAAACCAGTATTACCCGTGGTCTGCTTGAACAGCAGATCAGTGACTTCACCTACACCCTGGAAGAGATGCAGTCCACCATCGACCGTCTGCGCGAGCAGTTGCGTCGGATGGACATGGAGACGGAAGCTCAGGTTCTGTTCCGCATGGAAAAAGAGAGCGGCGTCAAATACGAAGACTTTGACCCGTTGGAAATGGACCGTTACTCCTCTATTCAGCAGTTGTCGCGAGCGTTAAGCGAGTCCTCCTCGGACTTGACCGACCTTCGTGAAACCATGATGGATAAGGCCCGTGACGCAGAAACCCTGTTGCTGCAACAATCCCGCATCAATACGGAGCTGCAGGAAGGGTTGATGAAAACCCGCATGGTTCCGTTCACCTCGATCGTACCCAGACTGCGCCGAATCATCCGGCAGGTAAGCTCCGAGCTTGGCAAGAAAGCCGACTTCGAAGTGTACAACCCGGAAGGCGAGCTGGACCGTACCGTATTGGAGCGCATGCTGGCGCCATTGGAGCACATGCTGCGTAACGCGATCGACCACGGAGTGGAAATGCCCGAGCAGCGTCGCGCCAAAGGCAAATCGGAAACCGGACGCATTGAGCTTTCGGTAGGCCGTGAAGGCGGCGACGTCGTACTGATTCTTTCCGACGACGGCGGCGGCATCAACGTCGACGCGGTCAGACGTAAAGCCATTAAGAGCGGCTTGATCGACGAAGGCACGCACCTTAGCGATCACGATATGCTGCAGTTTATCTTCCAGGCTGGCTTCAGCACCGCGGAAAAAGTCACCCAGATTTCTGGACGCGGCGTCGGTATGGACGTTGTGGCCAGCGAGATCAAACAGCTTGGCGGACGCGTCACCATCGACTCCAAGCCCGGCCACGGCACGCGCTTTATTGTCCACCTGCCGTTCACGGTTTCCGTGAACCGGGCGCTGATGGTGAACACCGGCGAAGACTATTACGCGATTCCGTTGAACACGATTGAAGGTATCGTTCGCGTCAGCACTTACGAGTTGGAGGAGTACTACAAGCCCGACGCGCCGCTGTACGAGTATGCAGGCCAAAAATATCGTCTGCAGTACCTGGGCAGCCTGTTGAAGAGCGAACACCATCCAAAACTGCAAGGTCAGCCCCTGCCCTTGCCGGTCATTCTGGTGCGTGGCGGCGGCGATCAGCCTCTGGCCCTGCAGGTGGACAGCTTGATGGGCTCCCGTGAGATCGTTGTAAAAGGTCTCGGCACCCAGTTCTCCTCAGTGCGCGGCGTCTCCGGCGCCACCATCCTGGGGGATGGTAGCGTGGTCGTGATTCTTGACTTGCCTGCGCTTATCCGCAGCGACATGTCTCACTACGGCCCCGGCCTCATGCCAACGCTCAAACCAGCCGCGGAGCCTGCGCGCGCAGCATCCGGCCCAACTACCGTTATGGTGGTGGACGACTCGGTTACAGTACGGAAGGTTACTTCCCGTCTGCTGGAACGGAACGGTATGGAAGTCATTACCGCGAAGGACGGTGTGGACGCCATCGCGCTGTTACAGGATCACAAACCGGACGTCATGCTGCTGGATATAGAAATGCCGCGTATGGATGGATTCGAAGTGGCGAGTCTGGTGCGTCACGACGAGCGTCTGAAAGATGTGCCGATCATTATGATCACCTCGCGTACCGGACAGAAACACCGCGAGCGTGCGATTTCAATCGGCGTTAACGAATATCTCGGTAAACCCTTCCAGGAAAAAATTCTGCTTGAGACGATAGAACGACTAGTGGAATAA
- a CDS encoding protein-glutamate O-methyltransferase CheR: protein MAINDGTEVEGSWSLKTLPPMEDQEFFRWQALLEKRTGMNLPIQRKTFLQTSLGIRMREIGCPSYQEYFHKIVDSPSGVVEWAILVDRLTVQETRFYRDEDAFGLVKDYLLTRPVEALAKSTIEAWSVGCSTGEEPYTLAMIIEECLEALGLAKYYGVTGTDISSPVLEKARTAVYPARKLVTLNEERKEKFFEKRNGNLYAVIPRLKERVCFARVNVLNLKDAPMHGMNIIFCQNLLIYFRRWRRKEILNRLAERLVPGGILVLGLGEIVDWTHPLLQRVGSDKTLAFIRRNERNS, encoded by the coding sequence ATGGCGATCAATGATGGCACTGAAGTTGAGGGATCATGGAGTTTAAAAACCCTGCCGCCAATGGAAGATCAGGAGTTCTTCCGGTGGCAGGCGTTGCTGGAGAAGCGTACTGGAATGAACTTGCCTATACAGCGCAAGACATTTCTGCAGACCAGCTTGGGCATTCGGATGCGGGAAATCGGCTGCCCCTCCTATCAGGAGTACTTTCACAAAATCGTTGACAGTCCATCCGGCGTCGTCGAATGGGCCATCCTGGTAGATCGGCTGACGGTTCAGGAAACCCGGTTTTACAGAGACGAAGATGCGTTTGGATTGGTCAAGGATTATCTGCTGACCCGGCCGGTTGAAGCACTGGCCAAGTCCACCATCGAAGCTTGGAGCGTTGGCTGCTCAACCGGAGAAGAGCCTTACACGCTGGCCATGATCATTGAAGAGTGTCTTGAAGCTCTGGGATTGGCCAAGTACTACGGCGTTACCGGCACGGACATATCCTCGCCGGTGCTGGAGAAGGCTCGAACCGCTGTTTACCCGGCACGCAAACTGGTCACCCTGAACGAAGAACGCAAAGAGAAATTTTTTGAAAAGCGTAACGGGAATCTCTACGCAGTTATCCCGCGCTTGAAAGAGAGAGTGTGTTTTGCAAGGGTTAACGTGCTTAACCTTAAAGACGCGCCGATGCATGGCATGAACATTATTTTCTGCCAGAACTTATTGATTTATTTCAGACGCTGGCGGCGGAAGGAAATTCTCAACCGCTTGGCTGAACGCCTGGTGCCAGGTGGCATACTGGTATTGGGACTGGGAGAAATCGTTGACTGGACCCACCCTCTTTTGCAGCGGGTCGGAAGTGACAAAACTCTCGCTTTTATCAGGCGAAACGAGCGCAACAGTTAA